The stretch of DNA ttaatcaaagattcgacCTGTCTCACGGATTGAAACTATGatacggtctcacacaagtgttactaaaaaagaaaataaagacttTGTAGAGAATtattgcttttaaaaaaaattagcaaattataaataacttagaTATaatagaactttttttttttgaagataaaactTTAATACATTAAATCACGGGAAAGACAGTTTACAAGAAAACTATGTAGGACATCAAATTATAAATACCTTAGATATTGTAgaacttataagggtaaattcagaaaaacataataataatgatgttcaattttaaaaagttgacaATATTTTAGGacatgctaaaaaaaaaaaagtatgacaaataaaatgtaaaatggaacaGAAATAGTAGTATATTTGTGAGTATAtacattacaatttttcctttcaaCATTATTctaagggaaaagggtcaaataaactCCTAAACAATACCTGAAAAGTCAAataggcccctgaacatttaaaaagtgcaactaggccctttaacatgtaaaattgAGGCAAAAAAGCTTAAAAACCGGTAAATGACCTGCAATTTGCAGGTCATTTAGGGTTCAAGGGAAAatccggcgaccggcgacgtCGCCGGTTGCCGGAATCCGGCGAAAGGCAAACAAAAGGTCGCCTTCCATGGACAGTGTCGCCATCCCCCGGCGACTGGTCGCGTTCCAAGTTGTCGCCTTCCACCAGAAGATGGCGACCAGCCTTCTCCAGCCGGGCGTGATCGGCGCTAGCTAGACTCGTCTGGCCGGTGGCGGTAGTTTTGATTTGGTGACCGGGATTTAATCGGAGGTTCGCCGAAATGTTGATTGACGTGCAATCACAGGTCACAAATGAGTTAAATGGTTTATttgctttaaaataataagtttgaagGCTTAATTGGAGCTTTCATAAGTTAGaaggcctaattgcacaatatcttatagtttgagggtctatttgacctcAATCCCCTTATTTTTACAGCCACGCCGTATATAAAGAGATTTTTACCCGATTGCAGTAGTCGGACTAGGGTCTAGGAACATAGCAGTGAAGGGTTTAGCTGCAAACAAACACTTCTCCGTTTCGATTACTGCCTTTTCTCAAATCCAATCTACTCTGCGCCAGCGTGTTTGTATGTATGCATACATTCTTCCGGCTTTCCTTTCTCTCGCTGAAACTAGCTTCATACTATGATTTACACAACTCGATCTTTCAACTTTTTTTAAGGATAAATGTTTTATATGTGTTCATAGAGCGATTGAAATTGAATAAAGTGATGTTGAAATATTGTAGACTGTTTTTTTCTTCTATGTAGTTTTGttcgaattttttatttgtttccaGATGAAAATCATAAATATGGTGTCTTTTTCTTTTCGCTTATTTGAAACTAACCTAGGATGGTTATAATATTGGGGATTAAAGATGGGGAATATAAGATCACCATTGGTGTTATTGTGAAAACATTGCATTTATTTATTGCGGATTCAAAATCATATCTCCCATTTCAGGGTGCCTGCTTTATGAATTTTGGTTGATCCAAGTTGAATTTGTTGTCTAAAAAATGTGCACTTTTCCTGTACTAGTCACTTtgacaaaaacacaaaaagtgGTTTCTGTGTTGATATGTTCCTTCTTTTCTATTAACTGGCAGAGTTTCATTGTAAAGTATTGTTTTTTTGGTATTGATGCATCTTCACTCTTCAGAAGTGTGTCTTGAATTTTTTAAATGCTTGGGTGAACTAATCCTTTTACCTTAATCATGCTTCATGCTTATATAGCATAAAGCTCCTACTGACTTCAATGGGTTAGGATAGGCACTCCATTAAATTTTGCGTCTTGCATCTTTCAAATTTAGTATCTTCCTGCCTGCAGCTGATACTTGCaatttataattactaatttactattgttctttaatttgcatatatTAAAGTTATTTGGATTATGGGGAGAAAACCGAGACAGCAGCGGAGAGATAGAATCAGTGAACTCCCAGCAGATATAGTTGACATGATTTTGGGGTTTTTACCGATTGAACAAGCTGCTAGAATGGCTGTTTTGTCTACCTTTTGGAGAGATATGTGGTTCAGTCTTACAAAGCTCCACTTTGACTATGGGTTTATTTTTCACATTAAGAGAAAATATTCCCATGCTTGCAGTGATATCAGGACCCAAACCACACAAGAGCAAAAGAAAAACAGTGATGTTTGGATGTCTGCAACTTTGTATGTAATCAACAAAGTCCTCAACCAGCACAATGGACTTATTCGCtcatttttcattgattttcagCATCTCCGGAATACGCTTAGGTCTCGGTCATTTGACTTGAACCAGTGGTTACTTTTTGTCACACAAAAAGGTGTTGAAGAAATCGACCTTAGTCTTATGGTTGAAGATGAATACAGGCTTCCGAATTGCATATTTTCTTGCCTAACACTAAGGAGATTGTATCTTAATGGAGTCTCTGTTAAATCAATAAATGCCCATTGCACATTACCAAATGTCACCTTACTTTGTTTTAGAaatattgactttgatggtGTTGATCTTCCGGTTCAAGTTGATTTTCCTATACTCAAGTATCTCTCATTTATTGGATGCAATAACCTGTCCAATTTGAACATTTCTGCTCAAAAACTCTATAGTTTAACAATCAACAATTGCCTCTTTTGCCAACTCCCCTTTAACTTAGACTTAAGATCTGTTTGTACTCTTGATTTGGATAGTTATGCTGTCAAGGTATCTTAGCCAGACTCTTTTTGTTTggataattatttatttgaagTATTTGTTAGGAACTAATCTAACTTCGTTTCTATTTGGTTTCAAAGGATTTTGTTAAAGGATGTACTAGAAGGGGACTGCAACCACAACCACTTGTACTAAATGTGGAATGCTTGATACTGTCAGAATCAGAAATCTCTACCGATGACATTTCTTCCGAATTCATTCATTTGCTTCAAATATGCCCAAAATTATGTGAACTTGATTTAACTTTATCGGTAATTttcctatattttttttcttgattctagttgttttcattattattgttgttgttattattattattattttgctttcCATAATGCAATTTTGTTGTGTAAAtgttttaacctttttttttttggttgcttTTATGAAGATTTTCTATGATTTTCCAAACATCGACGAATTTCAAAGACTTAAAATGCTACAGTATTTGAATCTGAGAGACTTTGTAGCGTGTAAGGATTATATTGTTTTCATCAAGGAGCTACTTGCTTGCTTTCCAGCACTTGAGGAGGTTGTTATTACTATTTCAGAAATATATGTGGGATTTGAAAATTACAAGGAGGAGCTTTTGCATTTTCCTTGTGCCTCCACAAAAGCGAAAATATTTATTATCGACTAAGAATCTTATTGTACTTTTGTTGAATTGACTTTGTGTATTGATTCCATACCTTCTATATACGTTAAGTGATGTAAAATTGTTAGTTTGAGTATCCTTGCAGTTTATACTTATATTCTCCCATAGCAGGTTAAGATTAATCTCATTAAATTTTGATTATGGTTTAATTTCACTACTTGGAATGACAAGTTAAGTTGTAAAATTTGGGGTATGTAAGAAACGATTTTTACATGGTatgaaaaagttaattttttaacttcTCATTTTTATGCAATTAAGTTAATTAACAGGATACTTTTAGGAAAATggtactttttaaattttaaaaattaattaaaattaaaaagatatatttttcttagtt from Ipomoea triloba cultivar NCNSP0323 chromosome 7, ASM357664v1 encodes:
- the LOC116024274 gene encoding putative F-box/LRR-repeat protein At4g15060; protein product: MGRKPRQQRRDRISELPADIVDMILGFLPIEQAARMAVLSTFWRDMWFSLTKLHFDYGFIFHIKRKYSHACSDIRTQTTQEQKKNSDVWMSATLYVINKVLNQHNGLIRSFFIDFQHLRNTLRSRSFDLNQWLLFVTQKGVEEIDLSLMVEDEYRLPNCIFSCLTLRRLYLNGVSVKSINAHCTLPNVTLLCFRNIDFDGVDLPVQVDFPILKYLSFIGCNNLSNLNISAQKLYSLTINNCLFCQLPFNLDLRSVCTLDLDSYAVKDFVKGCTRRGLQPQPLVLNVECLILSESEISTDDISSEFIHLLQICPKLCELDLTLSIFYDFPNIDEFQRLKMLQYLNLRDFVACKDYIVFIKELLACFPALEEVVITISEIYVGFENYKEELLHFPCASTKAKIFIID